A segment of the Cytophagia bacterium CHB2 genome:
CACCCTCCAGCGCAACGCAGGGACGCACACGCTGAAAAAACGGTTTTAACGCTGCAGAGGAGAGCTGATCACTCAATACTACTACCGGAATGATCAGCAGCGCGGCCGTGCGTCCGGTTTTGCCGCCTTTCCACCACAGCCAAACATAAACCACGGCAAACACCGGAAACCAATTGCGCTGCTCAGTAACAATCGGCATCAGCCAATCAAAAAAACTGTTTTGCAGGTTGTGATTAACAAAGAAGAATACGGCGACATCGATCTGATACAAAAACTCAAGCATATCAAA
Coding sequences within it:
- a CDS encoding phosphatase PAP2 family protein — protein: MLEFLYQIDVAVFFFVNHNLQNSFFDWLMPIVTEQRNWFPVFAVVYVWLWWKGGKTGRTAALLIIPVVVLSDQLSSAALKPFFQRVRPCVALEGVNAITGISTSFSFPSSHAVNSFAAAMLFTHFYPAQKWPLFICAFLSGFSRIYLGKHYPFDVIGGAVMGVLCALVVIKTYEIGSAWKHSRSE